The Xiphias gladius isolate SHS-SW01 ecotype Sanya breed wild chromosome 9, ASM1685928v1, whole genome shotgun sequence genome window below encodes:
- the LOC120794282 gene encoding zinc finger protein OZF-like isoform X1, with protein MMSKLERLNARVAKLLAEAVQEVLEVVKETVSEYQEKTARTQRENESLKRRLQELQDKITKESKTVLPASGPLPEEKQGTDNHDLSLAERHDSGITLTEQKPISSHSPDHDVKQECKEQESYNNTESQHECNLAQTSTEHCKEQPEERTHVIDEAVTVQTLHSANRDTSSVSSNNPHSTCSSSPLGVTLATIKREPEPTDCMKSEPLPLQEQYTGCVDLSCNSSRQNSAETLRPQVGTEPYGLVFVHPNHSIPRRHGFVKTNRAAFDVRKIRREHFRGDDSHLCVVCGKTFSRVGNLRIHQRCHTGEKPYGCIQCGRRFSQAGDLKKHKRVHTGEKPYYCNQCGKSFSRGENLKRHQKIHIGETLQLQQAWREQQL; from the exons AT GATGTCTAAACTTGAACGTTTGAATGCTCGTGTGGCCAAGCTACTGGCTGAAGCGGTGCAGGAGGTTCTGGAGGTTGTGAAGGAGACGGTGTCAGAGTACCAGGAGAAAACTGccagaacacagagagagaacgagagtCTCAAGAGACGACTGCAGGAGCTCCAGGACAAGATAACAAAAGAGAGCAAAA CTGTTCTACCTGCAAGTGGACCATtgcctgaagaaaaacaaggcaCAGACAATCACGACTTGAGCCTCGCTGAGAGGCACGACTCAGGCATCACTCTCACAGAGCAAAAGCCAATAAGCAGCCACAGTCCTGACCACGACGTAAAGCAGGAATGCAAAGAACAAGAAAGCTACAATAATACTGAATCACAACATGAGTGTAACTTAGCACAAACATCAACAGAACATTGCAAAGAACAACCTGAGGAAAGGACACATGTTATCGACGAGGCAGTGACTGTCCAAACATTACACAGTGCAAACAGGGACACCAGTTCTGTCTCATCTAACAATCCGCACAGTACTTGCTCCAGTAGTCCGCTTGGGGTAACCCTGGCTACAATCAAAAGAGAACCAGAGCCAACAGACTGCATGAAATCAGAACCGCTGCCTCTTCAAGAACAATATACTGGATGTGTGGATTTAAGCTGCAACTCCTCTCGTCAGAACTCTGCTGAGACTCTCAGGCCACAAGTTGGCACTGAACCTTACGGTCTTGTCTTTGTCCACCCAAATCACAGCATACCTAGAAGGCATGGATTTGTAAAAACCAACAGGGCTGCCTTTGATGTGAGAAAAATCAGGAGGGAGCACTTTAGGGGAGATGACTCACACTTATGTGTTGTATGTGGAAAGACGTTCAGCAGGGTCGGGAACTTGAGAATCCACCAGCGTTGTCATACAGGAGAGAAGCCATATGGCTGCATACAGTGTGGGAGGCGTTTCAGTCAGGCCGGAGACCTGAAAAAACATAAGAGGGTGCACACGGGGGAGAAACCATACTACTGCAACCAGTGTGGAAAGAGCTTCAGTCGAGGGGAGAATCTTAAAAGACACCAAAAGATCCACATTGGAGAGACACTGCAGTTACAGCAAGCGTGGAGGGAGCAACAGTTGTGA
- the LOC120794282 gene encoding zinc finger protein OZF-like isoform X2 encodes MSKLERLNARVAKLLAEAVQEVLEVVKETVSEYQEKTARTQRENESLKRRLQELQDKITKESKTVLPASGPLPEEKQGTDNHDLSLAERHDSGITLTEQKPISSHSPDHDVKQECKEQESYNNTESQHECNLAQTSTEHCKEQPEERTHVIDEAVTVQTLHSANRDTSSVSSNNPHSTCSSSPLGVTLATIKREPEPTDCMKSEPLPLQEQYTGCVDLSCNSSRQNSAETLRPQVGTEPYGLVFVHPNHSIPRRHGFVKTNRAAFDVRKIRREHFRGDDSHLCVVCGKTFSRVGNLRIHQRCHTGEKPYGCIQCGRRFSQAGDLKKHKRVHTGEKPYYCNQCGKSFSRGENLKRHQKIHIGETLQLQQAWREQQL; translated from the exons ATGTCTAAACTTGAACGTTTGAATGCTCGTGTGGCCAAGCTACTGGCTGAAGCGGTGCAGGAGGTTCTGGAGGTTGTGAAGGAGACGGTGTCAGAGTACCAGGAGAAAACTGccagaacacagagagagaacgagagtCTCAAGAGACGACTGCAGGAGCTCCAGGACAAGATAACAAAAGAGAGCAAAA CTGTTCTACCTGCAAGTGGACCATtgcctgaagaaaaacaaggcaCAGACAATCACGACTTGAGCCTCGCTGAGAGGCACGACTCAGGCATCACTCTCACAGAGCAAAAGCCAATAAGCAGCCACAGTCCTGACCACGACGTAAAGCAGGAATGCAAAGAACAAGAAAGCTACAATAATACTGAATCACAACATGAGTGTAACTTAGCACAAACATCAACAGAACATTGCAAAGAACAACCTGAGGAAAGGACACATGTTATCGACGAGGCAGTGACTGTCCAAACATTACACAGTGCAAACAGGGACACCAGTTCTGTCTCATCTAACAATCCGCACAGTACTTGCTCCAGTAGTCCGCTTGGGGTAACCCTGGCTACAATCAAAAGAGAACCAGAGCCAACAGACTGCATGAAATCAGAACCGCTGCCTCTTCAAGAACAATATACTGGATGTGTGGATTTAAGCTGCAACTCCTCTCGTCAGAACTCTGCTGAGACTCTCAGGCCACAAGTTGGCACTGAACCTTACGGTCTTGTCTTTGTCCACCCAAATCACAGCATACCTAGAAGGCATGGATTTGTAAAAACCAACAGGGCTGCCTTTGATGTGAGAAAAATCAGGAGGGAGCACTTTAGGGGAGATGACTCACACTTATGTGTTGTATGTGGAAAGACGTTCAGCAGGGTCGGGAACTTGAGAATCCACCAGCGTTGTCATACAGGAGAGAAGCCATATGGCTGCATACAGTGTGGGAGGCGTTTCAGTCAGGCCGGAGACCTGAAAAAACATAAGAGGGTGCACACGGGGGAGAAACCATACTACTGCAACCAGTGTGGAAAGAGCTTCAGTCGAGGGGAGAATCTTAAAAGACACCAAAAGATCCACATTGGAGAGACACTGCAGTTACAGCAAGCGTGGAGGGAGCAACAGTTGTGA
- the LOC120794284 gene encoding zinc finger and SCAN domain-containing protein 4-like, producing the protein MSKIERLNARLEKLLSKVVREVLDVVKETVSEYQEKTARTQRENQSLKRKLQELQDKINLESSGTVPQISTATQQGKVEERQREELEKDIDLLPTDKDIADSFEDLDCEASITSIATPCLSPKAVIGPHLAGDNLYNPRTLKTENDNGLSTPATNHVDPIITIEINENDSDLPFKSNEMKVEPTSDEDTIRERTNYFHVNAATSSTSLNRINLEPPQINLGLYSSSGVVFSLGQNGIEETLTQRYTNTNSVSAEKQHNTLTNTKAAGSDSGGFQRNIRKHYSCSLCGRTFRHAGDFKKHNRVHTGEKPYCCSVCGKRFSQSGYLTVHLRYHTGEKPFGCSHCGKSFSHSSNMKKHQQTHL; encoded by the exons ATGTCCAAAATTGAGCGTCTCAATGCCCGATTGGAAAAGCTGCTGTCTAAAGTGGTGCGGGAGGTTCTGGATGTGGTGAAAGAGACTGTGTCAGAGTACCAGGAGAAAACAGccagaacacagagagagaaccaGAGTCTCAAGAGGAAGCTGCAGGAGCTCCAGGATAAGATAAACCTGGAGAGCAGTG GGACTGTGCCACAAATTTCCACTGCAACCCAGCAGGGCAAGgtggaagagagacagagagaagagctgGAAAAGGACATTGATCTCCTCCCTACTGATAAGGACATTGCAGATTCATTTGAAGACCTTGACTGTGAAGCATCCATCACATCAATAGCCACCCCCTGTCTCTCCCCTAAAGCTGTGATAGGACCACATTTAGCTGGTGATAACTTGTACAATCCAAGAACTCTTAAAACTGAGAATGATAATGGACTGTCAACACCAGCAACAAATCATGTAGACCCCATTATTACTAttgaaatcaatgaaaatgaTTCTGATTTACCCTTTAAATCAAATGAGATGAAAGTAGAGCCCACATCGGATGAAGACACCATTCGCGAACgtacaaattattttcatgtcaaTGCTGCAACGAGCTCTACATCCTTAAACAGAATAAACCTAGAACCTCCTCAAATCAATTTAGGACTCTACAGTTCGTCAGGGGTTGTCTTCAGCCTGGGACAAAATGGCATAGAAGAGACACTAACTCAAAGATACACTAACACAAATAGTGTTagtgcagaaaaacaacataacactCTAACAAACACTAAAGCGGCCGGTTCAGACTCCGGAGGTTTCCAGAGAAACATCAGAAAGCACTACAGCTGCTCGCTGTGTGGTCGCACCTTCAGGCACGCAGGTgacttcaagaaacacaacagGGTGCACACGGGGGAGAAGCCGTACTGCTGCTCGGTGTGTGGGAAGCGCTTCAGTCAGTCGGGCTACTTGACGGTGCATCTGCGCTACCACACAGGAGAAAAGCCTTTTGGCTGCAGTCATTGTGGCAAAAGTTTCAGCCACTCGAGTAACATGAAAAAACACCAGCAAACTCATCTGTGa
- the pkmyt1 gene encoding membrane-associated tyrosine- and threonine-specific cdc2-inhibitory kinase isoform X2, translating into MSVAVETTVSRGPLPLPTHFSHAEQSFSLKKRHLPFSLSSMSNSSYLSPARLSHSLPPLPPSKGCPPLSRMFPQHQSPWTPLSCSLSKSPPPNSVYDPSKHQTYFNQCFTNLGLLGRGSFGEVYKVQSNEDGRQYAVKRSAHRFRGNSERNRSVREARNHERLCPHPHILNFVAAWEECGRLYIQTELCSTSLLLHAENQPPGPDEPAAWAYLCDLLSALQHLHAHGFVHLDLKPANVLITDSGRLKLGDFGLLLELKQKSTEPIDGKVKEDAQEGDPRYMAPELLHGEYGPAADVFSLGVSILELACNIEVPNGGEGWQQLRQGCLPSEFTSGLSTELQTVLQMMLAPEPSERPTVSELLALPSVRKHRWKRRIYLMVAETFLTLASFCQVVVCFGCRLLSSLHLSFLPRWTKPVPCTPPKDSWDRDLTLPLSAMHADSGSPEDDAVFLLDPADPELSPTFSHRVKSRLSVESTSTPLPGSPTHIHPSPAHTPSCSDLGDWSSCNLAQTPSSIHSNGSCHTLTPSASPTHAELLSDSMNEKSMQSRHSSSTKSSQQHGRNWVRAEDAVPRSNFEPKNLLCLFEDTALEGQP; encoded by the exons ATGTCAGTGGCAGTGGAAACAACAGTGTCCAGGGGGCCTCTCCCTCTTCCGACTCACTTCTCCCATGCAGAGCAGTCCTTCTCCCTCAAAAAGCGGCATCTCCCGTTTTCCCTGTCGTCTATGTCCAACTCATCCTACTTATCCCCTGCCCGGCTCTCACATTCTCTGCCTCCGCTGCCACCATCCAAGGGATGCCCCCCTTTGAGCAGGATGTTCCCCCAGCATCAGTCTCCTTGGACACCTCTGTCTTGTTCCCTTAGTAAGTCTCCGCCTCCGAATTCTGTATATGATCCCAGCAAACATCAGACCTATTTCAATCAGTGCTTCACTAATTTGGGCCTACTGGGAAGAGGATCCTTCGGAGAGGTCTACAAG gtgcaAAGCAACGAGGATGGTCGCCAGTATGCAGTGAAGCGGTCTGCTCATCGCTTCAGGGGTAACAGTGAGAGGAACCGGAGCGTGCGGGAAGCCAGGAACCATGAGCGCCTGTGTCCTCACCCTCACATCCTGAATTTTGTGGCAGCCTGGGAGGAGTGTGGCCGACTGTACATTCAGACAGAGCTGTGTAGCACCAGCTTGCTGCTCCATGCTGAGAACCAGCCCCCTGGCCCAG ATGAGCCTGCAGCATGGGCCTACCTGTGCGACCTCCTCTCAGCACTGCAACACTTGCACGCTCATGGTTTTGTTCATCTGGACCTCAAACCCGCCAATGTCCTCATCACTGACTCTGGTCGTCTCAAGCTGGGGGACTTTGGGCTGCTGCTTGAGCTCAAACAGAAGAGTACCGAGCCTATAGACGGGAAAGTCAAAGAGGATGCTCAGGAGGGAGATCCCAGATATATGGCCCCTGAGCTTCTCCATGGGGAATATGGACCtgctgcagatgttttcag tctCGGTGTTTCTATTCTGGAGCTTGCCTGTAATATTGAAGTTCCAAATGGTGGTGAGGGCTGGCAACAGCTCAGACAAGGCTGCCTCCCCTCAGAGTTTACCAGTG GTCTGTCAACTGAGCTGCAGACAGTACTGCAGATGATGCTTGCCCCAGAGCCCTCTGAGAGACCAACAGTCTCTGAGCTTCTTGCCCTCCCCTCTGTTAGGAAACACAGGTGGAAGAGGCGCATCTATCTTATGGTTGCTGAGACTTTTCTGACTCTGGCCTCCTTCTGCCAG GTGGTGGTGTGCTTCGGGTGTAGACTCCTGTCCTCCCTTCACTTGTCCTTTCTTCCTCGTTGGACCAAGCCAGTGCCCTGCACTCCTCCTAAGGACAGTTGGGACAGGGATTTAACCCTGCCCCTCAGTGCCATGCACGCTGACTCAGGTAGCCCAGAGGATGATGCAGTGTTTCTGCTGGATCCCGCAGACCCAGAGCTTTCCCCCACCTTCTCACACAG GGTCAAATCTAGACTGTCTGTGGAAAGCACATCCACTCCTCTGCCAGGTTCACCGACACACATTCATCCAAGTCCTGCCCACACACCATCTTGCTCAGATCTGGGGGACTGGTCCTCCTGTAACTTGGCTCAGACCCCCTCCAGCATCCACTCCAATGGTTCCTGCCACACACTGACCCCCAGTGCAAGCCCCACTCATGCAGAGCTTCTTTCAGACAGCATGAATGAAAAGTCCATGCAGAGCAGACACTCTTCATCCACCAAGTCCTCACAGCAACATGGTCGCAACTGGGTCCGAGCAGAGGACGCTGTACCCCGATCCAACTTTGAACCGAAGAACCTGCTCTGTCTGTTCGAGGACACAGCTCTAGAGGGACAGCCATGA
- the pkmyt1 gene encoding membrane-associated tyrosine- and threonine-specific cdc2-inhibitory kinase isoform X1 — translation MSVAVETTVSRGPLPLPTHFSHAEQSFSLKKRHLPFSLSSMSNSSYLSPARLSHSLPPLPPSKGCPPLSRMFPQHQSPWTPLSCSLSKSPPPNSVYDPSKHQTYFNQCFTNLGLLGRGSFGEVYKVQSNEDGRQYAVKRSAHRFRGNSERNRSVREARNHERLCPHPHILNFVAAWEECGRLYIQTELCSTSLLLHAENQPPGPGLSFKTNPDEPAAWAYLCDLLSALQHLHAHGFVHLDLKPANVLITDSGRLKLGDFGLLLELKQKSTEPIDGKVKEDAQEGDPRYMAPELLHGEYGPAADVFSLGVSILELACNIEVPNGGEGWQQLRQGCLPSEFTSGLSTELQTVLQMMLAPEPSERPTVSELLALPSVRKHRWKRRIYLMVAETFLTLASFCQVVVCFGCRLLSSLHLSFLPRWTKPVPCTPPKDSWDRDLTLPLSAMHADSGSPEDDAVFLLDPADPELSPTFSHRVKSRLSVESTSTPLPGSPTHIHPSPAHTPSCSDLGDWSSCNLAQTPSSIHSNGSCHTLTPSASPTHAELLSDSMNEKSMQSRHSSSTKSSQQHGRNWVRAEDAVPRSNFEPKNLLCLFEDTALEGQP, via the exons ATGTCAGTGGCAGTGGAAACAACAGTGTCCAGGGGGCCTCTCCCTCTTCCGACTCACTTCTCCCATGCAGAGCAGTCCTTCTCCCTCAAAAAGCGGCATCTCCCGTTTTCCCTGTCGTCTATGTCCAACTCATCCTACTTATCCCCTGCCCGGCTCTCACATTCTCTGCCTCCGCTGCCACCATCCAAGGGATGCCCCCCTTTGAGCAGGATGTTCCCCCAGCATCAGTCTCCTTGGACACCTCTGTCTTGTTCCCTTAGTAAGTCTCCGCCTCCGAATTCTGTATATGATCCCAGCAAACATCAGACCTATTTCAATCAGTGCTTCACTAATTTGGGCCTACTGGGAAGAGGATCCTTCGGAGAGGTCTACAAG gtgcaAAGCAACGAGGATGGTCGCCAGTATGCAGTGAAGCGGTCTGCTCATCGCTTCAGGGGTAACAGTGAGAGGAACCGGAGCGTGCGGGAAGCCAGGAACCATGAGCGCCTGTGTCCTCACCCTCACATCCTGAATTTTGTGGCAGCCTGGGAGGAGTGTGGCCGACTGTACATTCAGACAGAGCTGTGTAGCACCAGCTTGCTGCTCCATGCTGAGAACCAGCCCCCTGGCCCAG GGCTGTCTTTTAAAACTAATCCAGATGAGCCTGCAGCATGGGCCTACCTGTGCGACCTCCTCTCAGCACTGCAACACTTGCACGCTCATGGTTTTGTTCATCTGGACCTCAAACCCGCCAATGTCCTCATCACTGACTCTGGTCGTCTCAAGCTGGGGGACTTTGGGCTGCTGCTTGAGCTCAAACAGAAGAGTACCGAGCCTATAGACGGGAAAGTCAAAGAGGATGCTCAGGAGGGAGATCCCAGATATATGGCCCCTGAGCTTCTCCATGGGGAATATGGACCtgctgcagatgttttcag tctCGGTGTTTCTATTCTGGAGCTTGCCTGTAATATTGAAGTTCCAAATGGTGGTGAGGGCTGGCAACAGCTCAGACAAGGCTGCCTCCCCTCAGAGTTTACCAGTG GTCTGTCAACTGAGCTGCAGACAGTACTGCAGATGATGCTTGCCCCAGAGCCCTCTGAGAGACCAACAGTCTCTGAGCTTCTTGCCCTCCCCTCTGTTAGGAAACACAGGTGGAAGAGGCGCATCTATCTTATGGTTGCTGAGACTTTTCTGACTCTGGCCTCCTTCTGCCAG GTGGTGGTGTGCTTCGGGTGTAGACTCCTGTCCTCCCTTCACTTGTCCTTTCTTCCTCGTTGGACCAAGCCAGTGCCCTGCACTCCTCCTAAGGACAGTTGGGACAGGGATTTAACCCTGCCCCTCAGTGCCATGCACGCTGACTCAGGTAGCCCAGAGGATGATGCAGTGTTTCTGCTGGATCCCGCAGACCCAGAGCTTTCCCCCACCTTCTCACACAG GGTCAAATCTAGACTGTCTGTGGAAAGCACATCCACTCCTCTGCCAGGTTCACCGACACACATTCATCCAAGTCCTGCCCACACACCATCTTGCTCAGATCTGGGGGACTGGTCCTCCTGTAACTTGGCTCAGACCCCCTCCAGCATCCACTCCAATGGTTCCTGCCACACACTGACCCCCAGTGCAAGCCCCACTCATGCAGAGCTTCTTTCAGACAGCATGAATGAAAAGTCCATGCAGAGCAGACACTCTTCATCCACCAAGTCCTCACAGCAACATGGTCGCAACTGGGTCCGAGCAGAGGACGCTGTACCCCGATCCAACTTTGAACCGAAGAACCTGCTCTGTCTGTTCGAGGACACAGCTCTAGAGGGACAGCCATGA
- the LOC120794286 gene encoding elongin-B-like isoform X1, translating to MDVFLMIRRHKTTIFTDAKESTTVYELKRIVEGILKRPPEDQRLYKDDQLLEDSKTLGDCGFTNQTARPQAPATVGLAFRINDEMFEQLHIEAFSSPPELPDVMKPQDSGSTANEQAVQ from the exons ATG GACGTGTTCTTAATGATCCGGCGTCACAAGACTACAATCTTCACAGATGCCAAGGAGTCTACCACTGTCTATGAGCTGAAGCGTATTGTTGAAGGAATTCTTAAAAGACCACCTGAAGACCAGCGGCTCTACAAA GATGACCAGTTGCTAGAGGACAGCAAAACTCTGGGAGACTGTGGATTCACCAACCAGACTGCCAGACCTCAAGCCCCAGCTACAGTTGGTCTGGCCTTCCGCATAAATG ATGAGATGTTCGAGCAGCTGCACATCGAGGCCTTTTCCAGCCCCCCAGAACTCCCTGATGTGATGAAGCCTCAGGACTCTGGTAGCACTGCCAACGAACAGGCGGTGCAGTGA
- the LOC120794286 gene encoding elongin-B-like isoform X2 yields the protein MIRRHKTTIFTDAKESTTVYELKRIVEGILKRPPEDQRLYKDDQLLEDSKTLGDCGFTNQTARPQAPATVGLAFRINDEMFEQLHIEAFSSPPELPDVMKPQDSGSTANEQAVQ from the exons ATGATCCGGCGTCACAAGACTACAATCTTCACAGATGCCAAGGAGTCTACCACTGTCTATGAGCTGAAGCGTATTGTTGAAGGAATTCTTAAAAGACCACCTGAAGACCAGCGGCTCTACAAA GATGACCAGTTGCTAGAGGACAGCAAAACTCTGGGAGACTGTGGATTCACCAACCAGACTGCCAGACCTCAAGCCCCAGCTACAGTTGGTCTGGCCTTCCGCATAAATG ATGAGATGTTCGAGCAGCTGCACATCGAGGCCTTTTCCAGCCCCCCAGAACTCCCTGATGTGATGAAGCCTCAGGACTCTGGTAGCACTGCCAACGAACAGGCGGTGCAGTGA